The Gemmatimonadaceae bacterium DNA segment TGATGTCGGCCTTGAGCGTGTATCGAAACAGCACCCATGCCGTTGTACCATCCACATGCACCTCAAGGTCCGACGGTCGGTACTGAAGGTTCTTCATTTCCTGCAGCTCCGGGGCGAGGTGATGATCCCGGTAGTCCGTCCACCCACGATTGACGCCCGTCCCCTCGAAGATGGTGAGGCTGTCGCCGGCGTAGAGCGAGTCGAGGGCCGCCATGTCCTGCCGTTCCGACGCCGCGAACAAGGCCGTCAGCGTCGCGCTGACGCGGGAAACGTCTGTGCCTTGAACGGCGCGCGAGGACTGGGCGGCGAGCGGCGCACAACCGAGCCACAAGGCGGCAGTCAGCGGGGCGAATGTCCGGAACGTGCGCATGGGGAGCCTCAAGTTGTGGTTGGCTTCTGGCGCGTCGTATGCGGACACAGCGCCGGTGTACGGCTCAGCTGCAGGCCGGGACAGATGAGGTGGGTGATGGCCCAGGAACCACGATGCTCACAGTGCGAGAACGCGGTACCGGGCGGTGCGAGGGGATGCAACACCATCAGGCCGGAAGCCCACGCCATCACCAGCGCGGTCCCCGCGGCCCCGAGGGACGCCCCGGACACATGCGTTCCTGCCGAGACGTCTTCGCCCGCGAGACGGCGAATGCGTCGCGCCATCAGGTCGGGCCGCTGAAAGCCCACGGCTGGCTCGGCAGCATCGACCTCGGCGCCGGCGAGGCGAAGGATGGCAGAGGCCAAGGGAAGCGCGTGCAGGCGGGCCGCCGCATCATCGGCGGCGATCTCCGTTTCGTCGTTCAGGTCATCCACCAGCCGGCGGATGGCCGGCAGCCAGAACAGCACGCCAGCCAAGAAGCGCAGGACGAAGAGGCGAAGCGGATCGCGCCGGCGCACGTGCTCGGCCTCATGGGCGAGAACGGCCACCAGTTCGTCCGGTGCGAGTCGCTGCGACAGGTCCCCGGCGACATACACCCGGGGCCGCCACCAGCCGGTTGTGAACGCCGGGTTGGGAAGGCCATCGACGACCCGTACGCGCCCGTCGGGTAGTCCCACCTGAACGGCGGCGACGCGCACCGCGTCGTCGAGCGGGAGCGGGTCCAGCGGCAGCGCCCGCATGACGCGCGCATGCCGACGGGCGGCTCGCACGCGGTCGAAGGTCGCGTACGCGAGCCCAGCGTACAAGAGGACGTGAAAGACGGTATGAACGGGTGCCAGTAGATGATGCAGCGCGACCAGACAGATGATACCCAGATGCTGCTGCGACGCCGACAGCCACGGGATGGCTCCGATGAGATGGTGGCCGATGACCGGACTGATGCTCAACACGAGGAACGCCGCCAGCGTGAGCAGCACACGTCGCCGATGGCGTTGCTCGCGCCGCACCAGCGGCGGCAGAACCGCCGGCCTGTCAACCACCTCGGTTGTCACGCTCCGTCGCGCTCGCGCAACTTGCGGCGTACCAGCCGCGCGAGATCCTCGAGCTGCGACGGGTCCTGCTCGGCGAGCACATCGACGAGCGATGCCGCTACCGCATCCGGACCGAAGGAAAGGATGCCTTCCACGACGCGTCGCGAGGCATGGGCCATGAACGCCGCCTCGTCAAGACGCGCGGCGTAGTGATAGAGGTCGTCCGTTCGCGTCCGTTCGAGGATGCGCTTGGACGCCAGGCGATTCAGCACCGTGATGGTCGTCAGCGGCGACACCGGGTGCGACCGCACCACGCGCTCATGGATCACCCGTGCCGTTGCGGGACGACCCAGGTCCCACACAACGTGCAGAATCCGCGCCTCAAGGTCGCCCAGCACCTTGGCAAGTCCTTCGGCTGACAGCCGGACGGTATCCTGCAACTTCGGCTCCGGACGCGTGCGCCCGGTAGATTTCGATCGTGCCATGCGTGCTCCCGAATGCCATACTAGGGTGCGCTACCTTGCCAGCAACTGAAACCTACGCGAAGCTTTACCCTGCGTAAAGCGGCCAGTTCCCTCTCGCCCGACCCGACTTCATGGACCTGCTCGCGACGTTGCTGGCTCGCTGGCGCGAAGATCCCGCCGGATCGTATCACCGCTGGTTCCTGTGGGACGAGCGCCTGAAGAACTTTCGGAGCATCCGCCGCGGGCTTTCGCTCGTCGTGGAGCAGGTCCGGTCGGACACCTTCGGGCGCCAGTACCGCGGGTCGTCGCTCGAGACCGTCGTGAAGTCCGTGGCCGAACAACGGCCCCTGTTTCGCGGGGCGGATCACGCGTTCCTGTGGAAGCCGAAACTCCGCATCCCGGACATCTACGAGAACCGCGACAACCAGCTCGCCTTTGCCGCGTTTCTTGACCAGTGCGCCTGCTGCGACACCGAGGCTGAGGTCCTGACAGCCATCCATCGCCTCGATGCCGTACAGATCAAGGGACTGGGACCCGCTGCCGCCAACCTGCTGTACTTCCTCCATCCCACGATTGCTCCGCCGAGCAACACGGCTATCGCCAAAGGGTACGAACTCGTCACGGGTGTGCGGGTCCCGCTCGGCAAATGGTCGGCATACCTGGCCATGCGACGAGGGATGCTCGACCTGACGACGAAGTACCGAAATGTCCTGTCAAATGACCTCGGAGCAATAGCCGGCTTCCTCTTTGACGTCGGAAGCGGGAGGTACCCCGCCCCGCCGCTTCCAGCGGAGACGACCGTTGACGCGCATCGCGCCTGGCGTGATGCGCTCGATGCCGCGCTGCAGGCGTCCGCCGCTGCCGCGGTCCCGAGGGACGTCGCAGAGGAACTGTCACACACTCAGGTCCAAGGGTGGCTGCGCGATCTTGGCAAGGCACTCGGGTTTTCGGTGTGGATCGCGAGCAACGATCAGCGGCGCGAGTTGGGGACCGGTCGACTCGGCGACGGTTGCCTGGAGACCCTGCCGGATGCCTTGCAGAACGGACCTGGCGGGGATGCCATCCGACTCATCGACGTGCTCTGGCTGGACGCGGCGAGCCAGCAGGTGCACGCCGCTTTCGAGGTCGAGCATACGACGTCGATCTACAGCGGCATCGTTCGCCTGCTCGACCTGGCGCTCGGCGCCGGTGCGGGCACGGCGCATGGCCTGTACCTGGTCGCACCTGATGCGCGCGAGGCCGATGTGCGCGCGCAATTGGCACGCCCGGCGTTTCAGCGCATCGGCGAGTTGGCGGTCCGGTTCATTCCGTACGGGGCCCTCGCCGAACATCGGGAGAGCATGGCGCGGTTCGGTTCGGGGTCGAAAGCGATCGAGGCGATCGCGAAGGCGCTCTAGCGCCAGCTCAGGAAAGGTGGCGAAGTAGTGCAGAGGGCTACTCCGTTTGAGTGATTGCCCATCTCCTGCGCGCGCCATAACCTGCGTTTGCGAGACTCCTTAGTTCGAACAGATGCCTGAGTTGGGAGTCTCGCTGAGCTAACGTTTGTCCTTCCGTCGACCATCAACCCATACACGAAGGACGATGACAATGAAGACCGCGGCCGATGTGAAAGACCCCGTGTGCGAGATGGACGTCGCAACGGCCACCGCCGTCGCGTCCACAGCCGCGTATGAGGGCTGCATGCCCACGGGCGCGTCCAGTGTATCCTCCGCCCCGGATAGGGGCTTGCCTGATAGCCTTCGATTTTACGCACCGTAAAATTTCTGGCACGTAAAGCGTGAAGTTGAGTTCGTCCTCCTCCACGTCGCCAGCTCTCGAGACCCAGATGGAAAGACGTGGCATCAACGGCCTCGAGCACAACGTCGCCGCCATGCACTCAGACGGCGGCTTCTTGATCTTGCCGCCGGTTCTCGGAGGGCATCGTCGTTTGCAGGTCACCAAATCGCGCCGAAAGGCCAACCCCAATTGAGGTAGCATCATGAAGAACCACAGGCATTCGATGATCCCGGCCGCAGCCGGTCTGATTCTGCTGCTGAGCGGCGCCACCGCAACCGCCTTGGCGCAGGCTCCCTCGCCCTCTCCCGACAAGATGCCCCAGCATCAAGCGGGCATGAGGGAGATGAAAGACATGAGTGGCATGGAGAGCCAACCACATCACGTGCTGGCCATGGCCTATCGCGCCAACCTGGAGACGTTTGCTCGGGCATTGCTGGCATCGAGCACGAAGGCGAAGGCCGTCGACGTCGACATCGCACGACCTGCGGTGGCCGAAATGAGGCGCAGTTTCGAGCAGATGCTGCAACACCACCAGGCGCAGATGACGACGATGGGCGACAAGCCGATGAGCGGCATGATGATGGGTGACAAGATGATGGGCGATAAGACGAAGCCGCCGATGTCAGGAACGATGCAGGACATGCAGAGCCACCTCGCGGCGCTCGACGAGCATCTCACGGCTCTGGAATCCGCAGTGAATGTCGGTACGCCGGATGCCAAGGTGGTCTCCGCGCATACGACCGCGATCCTCAAACAGTGTGACAAGATGTCGGCCAAACCCGCCAAGACCGCCAAGACCGCACCCCATCACATGAAGTGACGAGAAGACACGGATCCGCTCGCTCGTTGTATTAACCACCTTCGGAGATCGCGATGCAGTACAGCATGAACGGTGTCATGTCTGGCAACGGCCTCTGGACGGTCATCGGAGTCTTGCTGGCCATCTTCCTGATCGTTGCCATCGTGAAGATGGTGCAGAAGAAGTAATCCGCTTCTGGCGGGGCGCAGGAGGCGTTACGGGCGCGCCATACTCGCCCGACCACACCTGAGGGAGATCCCCATGAGTGAACATCTGGATCAGGCCGCCAAGGACTGCATCGCCGCGTGTAATGACTGCGCGACCGAATGTGGCCACTGCTTCGCGCATATGACGGGCAAGGCCAGCGGCAATGCCTGTCCCGCGTGCTGTATCGAGTGCGCCGCGATCTGCCGACTCTGCTGCGACGCGATCGCTCGCCACAGTCCGTTCGCCAATCAGCTCTGCAAGCTGTGCGCGGACATCTGCGACTGGTGTGCCAAGGAATGTGGCGCCCACGACATGTCGCACTGCAAGAGCTGCGCCGAGTCATGCCGTCGCTGTGCCGAGGCGTGCCGCAAGATGGCCGGCTGAGTGAGGCATCGTCGCTGGCGCTTTTCGGCGGTGGCCCCGCTGACCTCACCGTCAGCGGCGCCATCGCCACACGACGAACGGGATGAGACCTACTGATGGCGCAAAGCGTACACGACAAGGCAGTCCCACGGATTGACCATCACGCGGCAGGACATGCCGCACCAGGCGCACTGCCCACCATCTCGGCGGATATGGCGCATGAAATGGGTCATGCCGGCCACGATCTACCGGCCATGGTGCGCGACATGCGCAACCGGTTCTGGATTTGTCTGGTCTTCACTGTGCCGATCTTCCTCTACGCACCGATGGGAGGCTTCTTCACGCCACCGGCGCCTCCCTTTGGGCTCCAACTCAACCCGTGGCTGTTCTTCCTCGCCAGCGCCGCAATCGTCTATCCGAGCTGGCCGTTCTTCGTCGCTGCCTGGCGCGCGGCCAGGAAGGGCACGCTGGGCATGGCCGCCCTCGTCGTGTTGAGCGTCGGCACGGGGTATTTCTTCAGCGTCGGCGCAACGTTCTTCTTCACGGCAGGCGGGCAGTTCTTCGAAGCCGTAGCCGTTTTGCTCGTTTTCATACTGCTTGGGCACTGGCTCGAAATGCGCGCCCGCGCGGGCGCATCGTCCGCCATCACGGCATTGATGGACCTCGCGCCGGCCAAGGCCTCCGTCATCCGGAATGGCGTAGAGCTTGAAGTGCCGTCGGCCGAGGTACTGGCGGGCGAGACGGTCGTGATCCGGCCGGGAAACAAGATTCCGGTGGATGGCACGGTGTTGACCGGCGAATCACTGGTCGACGAGTCCATGCTCACGGGCGAGTCCATGCCGGTGCAGAAGGGGCCTGGCGCGACGGTGATCGGCGCGACCATCAACAAGAGCGGCAGCTTTCAATACAAGGCGACGAAGGTCGGCGCCGATACCGCGCTGGCCCAAATCGTCAAGCTGGTGCAGGAGGCGCAGAACTCCAAGGCACCGGCGCAACTCCTGGCGGACAGGGCCGCGCAATGGCTGGTGATTGCCGCGATCGTCATCGGTGTGGCGACCTTCGCGGTCTGGTTCTGGGTGAACGGACAGCCCTTGCTGTTCGCGGTGACGCTGACCATCACGGTCTTCGTGATTGCTTGCCCGGATGCGCTTGGGCTGGCCACCCCCATGGCGGTCATGGTAGGAACGGGACTCGGCGCCACGAACGGCATCCTGTTCAAGAACGCCTCGGCGCTCGAAGACTCCACGAAACTCGACGTGATCGTCTTTGACAAGACCGGTACGCTCACCGTCGGCCAGCCAGAGGTGGTTGAGATCGTGCCGGCGGCTGGAGTCACCGAAGATGTGGTGTTGACTGCCGCCGCGGCCGTCGAGCAGGGATCCGACCATCCGCTGGCGCAGGCCATCGTGCGACGGGCGGAGCACCTCACCGTCGTGGCACCGACAAGGTTCGAAAGCCTGGACGGCATGGGGGCACGCGCCGAGACGGCGAACGGAACCGTCTTCCTCGGCAACCGGCTGCTGATGGATACACAGAAGCTCACGCTCGGCCCATTGGAGGCTGAAGTCATCCGCCTGCAGGGAGACGGCCGCACAGTGGTCCATGTGTCGCAGGCCGGGGTGGTGATCGGCCTCATCGCCATCGCCGATGCCATCAGGCCAACCTCAAGAGCCGCCGTCGCAAGACTGCGCGAGCGTGGCGTCGAAGTGGTCATGCTCACCGGTGACAATGCGGTGACAGCCAAACGCATCGCCGCGGACCTCGGCATCGACAACGTGTTGGCGGAGGTGCTGCCAGGGCAGAAAGCCGAGAAGGTGAAGGAACTGCAGGCTGCGGGGAAGAAAGTCGGAATGGTGGGCGACGGTGTCAACGATGCGCCGGCACTGACGCAGGCCGATGTCGGCTTTGCCATCGGAGCGGGGACCGATGTGGCGATGGAGAGCGCGGATGTCGTGCTGATGAAGAGTGACTCGTATGACATCGTCGCCGCGATCGAGCTCTCGCGTGCCACGTTGCGAAAGATGCATCAGAACCTGTGGTGGGCGGTGGGCTACAACACCCTCGCGTTCCCGTTGGCCGCGGGCCTCTTCTACCCGTTCGTGCTGAGCCCCGAGGTTGCAGCGCTGTCGATGTCCGGCAGCACGCTCGTGGTGGCACTCAACGCGCTGATGCTGAAACGCACGAGGCTGACGGGAATCCGACAGCCCGGCACGACAGCGTCACCCGGGGCATCTGGCGGGCCGATGGAGCTCGAAACCGCCAAGTAGCGACGGGACCCGTTGCCTGGGATGACCGCCCCGACGCGCAAACAACTCAGCGGAGGCCGCCTCTCTTTCGCGTGCGGCCATCCGGGCTGGCGCCGAACAGCGCCAACAGTCGTTTCCACGGGGAATCGCGCCCCGAACTCACGGGTATCCACGTTGCGTCCTTGTAGTCGGCGTGTGCGGCTGAGCCCTGTTCGGCGTGCGCGTTCATCGCGATTGAGCGTATCTGCACCTCGAAGACCGACCCATCAGCAGCACGCACGCTCGTGTGCAGGCCCCGATAGCCGTTGGGCTTGGGCTGGACGATGTAGTCCTTGAAGCGTCCGACGACCGGTACATGGAGGTCGTGAACCACGCCGAGCGCGTAGTAGCAGTCCGTCTCGGTGGGCACGACGATGCGGAGGGCGACAAGGTCGTGGACTTGCTCGAATTCCAGATGCTTGTGGTGCATCTTCTTCCATATGCCCGCGGGGTGCTTGACCCGGTGGCGGATTTCGACGACGGACACGTCCCGGGCAGCCAAGGCGCCGTGAATCTGTGCTCCGCTTGTTCGAGCCAGGGCTTCGAGTCTGGGACGTTCCGCCTCGATCCGTCCTGAGACGTTGAGGTACCCGTCCGGATCGAGCACGCGCAGGGCGGCATTTCCGAGACTGATGCACAACTCCGGCTGGCCGAGTCTCTCCGCCTGAGTCGTGTGATGGTCCCACGTGACTTGCGCCAATGATCTGGTCGCTGGCTCGCCCGGGTCGGCGCCGCGGAGGCGTTCGAGTTGCGCCTCGAGGCGACGGATCGCCGTGTCGGGCTCATGGTAGACCACTGAAACGGAATCCGCGGGCAGCCCAACGCCGCTTGCGTCAGGCTCCGTGACCGCGTCGCGATCCACGGCATACGCGCGTCGTTGTGCTGCAACAAGATGCTCGACCGTACGACTCAGCTCCTGGCCGAGCGTGCGGAAACGCCACCCGAGCCAACGAACCTCCCAGGCGCCACCCGGGTCCGGCAGGTCGTCCCAGTACCCCAGCTCCATCTTGCGGACGCCACTGAGGAGGCGGTCGATCGGCCTCGTGACCTCTCGGCGAATCACGATATTCAGCAATGCCATGATCAACAGCGCGGTGAGGCTCACGTGCAACGCCCAATCCCGCCACCGCCGCATACGCACAACGGAATAATCGAAGCTGTCCTCCGTGATGCTAAGAATGACGGGCTGACGTCCGAAAGCCGGTGAGACCAGCGGCATGCCTGCCGTCAGCAACGCTTGCGGGCCGTGTCGACCTTCGCTGCGTGTGTCAATGACGACTCGGCCGGAGGAGTGAGCGATTGCCAAGTCGTGGTAGGTATGCCCTTCGTCCACGTAGGACGCGTGGAACCGTTCGAGGGCCATCCGCACGTCGTCGCGCGTGTAAGCGCGCCGCAGGTCCGTGACG contains these protein-coding regions:
- a CDS encoding M56 family metallopeptidase: MTTEVVDRPAVLPPLVRREQRHRRRVLLTLAAFLVLSISPVIGHHLIGAIPWLSASQQHLGIICLVALHHLLAPVHTVFHVLLYAGLAYATFDRVRAARRHARVMRALPLDPLPLDDAVRVAAVQVGLPDGRVRVVDGLPNPAFTTGWWRPRVYVAGDLSQRLAPDELVAVLAHEAEHVRRRDPLRLFVLRFLAGVLFWLPAIRRLVDDLNDETEIAADDAAARLHALPLASAILRLAGAEVDAAEPAVGFQRPDLMARRIRRLAGEDVSAGTHVSGASLGAAGTALVMAWASGLMVLHPLAPPGTAFSHCEHRGSWAITHLICPGLQLSRTPALCPHTTRQKPTTT
- a CDS encoding BlaI/MecI/CopY family transcriptional regulator, which translates into the protein MARSKSTGRTRPEPKLQDTVRLSAEGLAKVLGDLEARILHVVWDLGRPATARVIHERVVRSHPVSPLTTITVLNRLASKRILERTRTDDLYHYAARLDEAAFMAHASRRVVEGILSFGPDAVAASLVDVLAEQDPSQLEDLARLVRRKLRERDGA
- a CDS encoding four-helix bundle copper-binding protein; its protein translation is MSEHLDQAAKDCIAACNDCATECGHCFAHMTGKASGNACPACCIECAAICRLCCDAIARHSPFANQLCKLCADICDWCAKECGAHDMSHCKSCAESCRRCAEACRKMAG
- a CDS encoding copper-translocating P-type ATPase produces the protein MAQSVHDKAVPRIDHHAAGHAAPGALPTISADMAHEMGHAGHDLPAMVRDMRNRFWICLVFTVPIFLYAPMGGFFTPPAPPFGLQLNPWLFFLASAAIVYPSWPFFVAAWRAARKGTLGMAALVVLSVGTGYFFSVGATFFFTAGGQFFEAVAVLLVFILLGHWLEMRARAGASSAITALMDLAPAKASVIRNGVELEVPSAEVLAGETVVIRPGNKIPVDGTVLTGESLVDESMLTGESMPVQKGPGATVIGATINKSGSFQYKATKVGADTALAQIVKLVQEAQNSKAPAQLLADRAAQWLVIAAIVIGVATFAVWFWVNGQPLLFAVTLTITVFVIACPDALGLATPMAVMVGTGLGATNGILFKNASALEDSTKLDVIVFDKTGTLTVGQPEVVEIVPAAGVTEDVVLTAAAAVEQGSDHPLAQAIVRRAEHLTVVAPTRFESLDGMGARAETANGTVFLGNRLLMDTQKLTLGPLEAEVIRLQGDGRTVVHVSQAGVVIGLIAIADAIRPTSRAAVARLRERGVEVVMLTGDNAVTAKRIAADLGIDNVLAEVLPGQKAEKVKELQAAGKKVGMVGDGVNDAPALTQADVGFAIGAGTDVAMESADVVLMKSDSYDIVAAIELSRATLRKMHQNLWWAVGYNTLAFPLAAGLFYPFVLSPEVAALSMSGSTLVVALNALMLKRTRLTGIRQPGTTASPGASGGPMELETAK
- a CDS encoding nuclear transport factor 2 family protein → MRTFRTFAPLTAALWLGCAPLAAQSSRAVQGTDVSRVSATLTALFAASERQDMAALDSLYAGDSLTIFEGTGVNRGWTDYRDHHLAPELQEMKNLQYRPSDLEVHVDGTTAWVLFRYTLKADIKDRRADSVGLGTAILERRGARWVVRHMQTAGRARRTTDPL
- a CDS encoding type II restriction endonuclease; the protein is MDLLATLLARWREDPAGSYHRWFLWDERLKNFRSIRRGLSLVVEQVRSDTFGRQYRGSSLETVVKSVAEQRPLFRGADHAFLWKPKLRIPDIYENRDNQLAFAAFLDQCACCDTEAEVLTAIHRLDAVQIKGLGPAAANLLYFLHPTIAPPSNTAIAKGYELVTGVRVPLGKWSAYLAMRRGMLDLTTKYRNVLSNDLGAIAGFLFDVGSGRYPAPPLPAETTVDAHRAWRDALDAALQASAAAAVPRDVAEELSHTQVQGWLRDLGKALGFSVWIASNDQRRELGTGRLGDGCLETLPDALQNGPGGDAIRLIDVLWLDAASQQVHAAFEVEHTTSIYSGIVRLLDLALGAGAGTAHGLYLVAPDAREADVRAQLARPAFQRIGELAVRFIPYGALAEHRESMARFGSGSKAIEAIAKAL